A genomic window from Flavobacterium hankyongi includes:
- the dapA gene encoding 4-hydroxy-tetrahydrodipicolinate synthase, which yields MQAFVGTGVALVTPFKKDFSVDTEALKRIVNYVIEGGVEYLVVLGTTAESATLSQDEKEIVINTIVEANNGRLPLVLGVGGNNTFKVVEELKSRDFSKFQAILSVSPYYNKPTQEGIYQHFKMIAENSPIPVIVYNVPGRTGSNMLPETVLRLAKDFNNIIGIKEAAGDIVQAMKLIQHKPKDFLVISGDDMIALPMVLAGGAGVISVIGEGYPKEFSEMVRLGLQRKVDEAYALHYKLMDSIDMIFEQGNPGGIKEIFKSLELSENTVRLPLVNVNENLASRLNAFTKQLSK from the coding sequence ATGCAAGCATTTGTTGGAACGGGAGTAGCACTTGTAACTCCTTTCAAAAAAGATTTTTCGGTAGATACTGAAGCTTTAAAAAGAATTGTAAATTACGTAATTGAAGGAGGAGTAGAGTACTTGGTTGTTTTAGGAACAACTGCCGAATCTGCAACTTTGTCTCAAGATGAAAAAGAAATAGTCATCAATACAATTGTTGAAGCTAATAATGGAAGATTGCCATTAGTTTTGGGTGTAGGTGGAAACAACACATTTAAAGTGGTGGAGGAGTTAAAAAGTAGAGATTTTTCAAAATTTCAAGCAATTTTATCGGTATCACCTTATTATAACAAGCCAACTCAAGAAGGGATTTATCAACACTTTAAAATGATTGCAGAAAACTCTCCAATTCCAGTTATTGTTTATAATGTTCCTGGACGTACAGGAAGTAATATGTTGCCTGAAACAGTTTTACGTTTGGCCAAAGATTTCAATAATATAATAGGAATAAAAGAAGCCGCTGGCGATATCGTCCAAGCAATGAAATTAATTCAGCACAAACCAAAAGACTTTTTAGTGATTTCTGGAGATGATATGATTGCGTTACCAATGGTTTTAGCTGGTGGAGCAGGAGTTATTTCAGTAATTGGAGAAGGTTATCCTAAAGAGTTTTCAGAAATGGTTCGTTTGGGATTACAGAGAAAAGTCGATGAGGCTTATGCTTTACATTATAAACTAATGGATAGTATTGATATGATTTTTGAACAAGGAAATCCTGGTGGAATAAAAGAAATTTTTAAATCATTAGAGCTTTCTGAAAATACAGTAAGATTGCCGCTTGTAAATGTGAATGAAAATTTAGCTAGTAGATTAAATGCTTTTACAAAACAATTGTCTAAATAG
- a CDS encoding 5'-nucleotidase C-terminal domain-containing protein, whose amino-acid sequence MVNVKKSVTVLKHFVLILTLSLSGYESSAQTVVTIIEGKQINVNENLQTKQEYETFVSPYRDKINKDLDAVLAICPETLDKSKGQWQSNIGDMLAMVVLEKGNTVFNKRENKNIDMCILNHGGIRAIMPQGNVSARTAFEIQPFENSAIVIGLKGEQIAEFTEYFVREKKPHPTAGISFTITVDNKVKDIKVNNEPLVLDKVYYVATSDYLANGGDKMDFFKKGVSSTILDYKLRNMLIDYMKDVDTIKVNNQVRITQEK is encoded by the coding sequence ATGGTAAATGTAAAAAAGAGTGTCACAGTTTTAAAGCATTTTGTTTTAATTTTAACGTTATCGTTATCAGGATACGAAAGCTCTGCACAAACTGTGGTAACAATTATTGAAGGAAAGCAAATTAATGTCAATGAAAATCTTCAAACTAAACAGGAATACGAAACGTTTGTTTCTCCTTACAGAGACAAAATCAACAAAGATTTAGATGCTGTATTAGCAATTTGTCCTGAAACACTTGACAAAAGTAAAGGACAATGGCAATCTAACATAGGTGACATGTTGGCAATGGTTGTTTTAGAAAAAGGAAATACTGTCTTTAATAAAAGAGAAAACAAAAATATTGACATGTGTATTCTTAATCACGGAGGAATTCGCGCCATAATGCCTCAAGGAAATGTATCTGCAAGAACAGCTTTTGAAATTCAACCATTTGAAAACTCTGCAATCGTGATTGGCCTTAAAGGCGAACAAATAGCTGAATTTACTGAATATTTTGTTAGAGAAAAAAAACCTCATCCAACTGCAGGAATTTCTTTTACAATAACTGTGGATAATAAGGTAAAAGATATTAAAGTAAATAACGAACCGCTTGTTTTAGACAAAGTATACTATGTGGCTACTTCAGATTATTTAGCAAATGGTGGAGACAAAATGGATTTCTTCAAAAAAGGTGTTTCATCTACTATACTTGATTATAAATTAAGAAATATGCTAATTGATTACATGAAAGATGTAGACACAATTAAAGTAAACAACCAAGTTAGAATAACCCAAGAAAAATAA
- a CDS encoding bifunctional metallophosphatase/5'-nucleotidase encodes MKRRDFIQKTAAGTTLLGLGGLSLSSFDSAVDVKKITILHTNDTHSHIDPFPATHPKNPNQGGVARRAALIEQIRKTEPNVLLLDAGDIFQGTPYFNYYGGELEFKLMSMMQYDLATIGNHDFDNGVEGLLAQLPHAKFEFVSANYDFKNTVLDTFVKPYKIFKKDGIKIGVFGLGVELDGLVDKGLYKETKYYNPIEIATDITKKLKDEEKCDLVICLSHIGFEYKNDSNKVCDIMLAKKTRNIDLIIGGHTHTFLDKPVIEKNLDGQQVLINQVGAYGINLGRIDFYFDSKMNLSASGRRIFI; translated from the coding sequence ATGAAAAGAAGAGATTTTATCCAAAAAACTGCAGCGGGAACTACATTATTAGGTCTTGGAGGTTTATCATTGAGTAGTTTTGACTCTGCTGTTGATGTTAAAAAGATTACAATTTTACATACAAACGATACACATAGTCATATCGACCCTTTTCCAGCAACACATCCTAAAAATCCAAATCAAGGAGGAGTGGCCAGAAGAGCTGCTTTAATTGAGCAAATTAGAAAAACTGAACCTAACGTATTATTATTAGATGCTGGTGATATTTTTCAAGGAACGCCATACTTTAATTATTATGGTGGTGAATTAGAGTTCAAACTTATGAGTATGATGCAATATGACCTTGCAACTATTGGAAATCATGATTTTGATAATGGTGTGGAAGGGTTACTTGCACAGTTACCACATGCTAAGTTTGAATTCGTTTCCGCAAATTATGATTTCAAAAATACAGTCTTAGATACTTTTGTAAAACCTTATAAAATTTTCAAAAAAGACGGTATTAAAATTGGTGTTTTTGGATTAGGAGTAGAACTAGATGGATTAGTAGATAAAGGTCTATACAAAGAAACTAAATACTACAACCCTATTGAAATCGCTACTGATATTACTAAAAAGTTGAAAGATGAAGAAAAATGTGACTTGGTTATTTGTCTATCACATATTGGATTTGAATACAAAAATGATTCAAACAAAGTTTGTGATATCATGTTAGCCAAAAAAACTAGAAATATCGATTTAATTATTGGTGGTCATACTCACACATTTCTAGACAAACCAGTAATCGAGAAAAATCTAGATGGTCAACAAGTGCTAATTAACCAAGTTGGAGCTTATGGAATTAATTTAGGTAGAATTGATTTCTATTTTGACAGCAAAATGAATTTATCTGCAAGTGGAAGAAGAATTTTTATCTAA
- a CDS encoding lysoplasmalogenase — protein sequence MSSETNILIVLFFLVSLSEVIAEYFEYRNFIFLFKVLLMPILIILYWSTSSVRNPFYLVALFFAFIANILFIYREDFDYIILGATSFLVFRIITIYLIMKTIKIKRYFPVIIGSLPFVFIYFYLTCLTIDELGDGLLIYTVQVVFMSYLGGLSVGSYMINDNRKNYWLLISTLLFTVNQILLVLKFFYLSVIIFQPISMALYCFAQYGFYKFVILSEENN from the coding sequence ATGTCTTCGGAGACTAATATATTAATAGTCTTGTTTTTTTTGGTGTCTTTGTCTGAAGTAATTGCTGAATACTTTGAGTATAGAAACTTTATTTTTTTATTTAAAGTGTTATTAATGCCAATATTAATAATACTTTACTGGAGTACATCATCAGTTAGAAATCCTTTTTATTTAGTTGCTTTATTTTTTGCGTTTATCGCCAACATACTTTTTATCTATAGAGAAGATTTTGATTATATCATTTTAGGAGCAACATCTTTTTTAGTTTTCAGAATAATAACGATATACTTAATCATGAAAACTATAAAGATTAAACGATATTTCCCAGTAATTATAGGAAGTTTGCCTTTTGTTTTTATCTATTTTTATTTGACATGCTTGACGATAGATGAACTGGGAGATGGCTTACTAATTTATACCGTACAAGTTGTTTTTATGAGCTACCTGGGAGGATTGTCGGTAGGTTCTTATATGATAAATGATAACAGAAAAAACTATTGGCTTCTGATTAGTACTTTACTTTTTACGGTAAATCAAATACTACTTGTACTAAAGTTTTTTTATCTTTCTGTTATCATTTTTCAACCTATATCGATGGCTTTGTATTGTTTTGCCCAATATGGTTTTTATAAATTTGTTATCCTTTCAGAAGAAAATAATTAG
- the recN gene encoding DNA repair protein RecN, translating to MLTLLSIKNFALIEQLEMNFSNQFSIITGETGAGKSILLGALGLVLGNRADLTSLKDKEQKCVIEAHFDLTKYNLKDFFDANDLDYEDSTIIRREILPSGKSRAFINDSPVNLTELQDLGEFLIDIHSQHQTRELTEEAYQIEILDAIANHQNLLSEYKQHLSAFKSVKNELKKLQTEKESLSKEADYNAFLLEELLSANLKEGEQSELESTYEKLNNVEFIKENLDKSLALANEEEIGIIQSLKEIKNSLQKVSNLSDDYKNLSDRVSSVLIEFDDIAKEILLQGEKLFNDPEKLELVSQKLQMIYNLQKKHNVGSVEELLVIQNDLDSKVVLADDLDNQIKKLIQKQEEINLVLEEMSSKISENRKVAVPVLVDQIIEVLSQLGMPNARFQFEIKTSDSFLPTGKDEIQLLFSANKGTDFGLLKKVASGGEMSRIMLAVKSILANYSKLPTIIFDEIDTGVSGEIAQKMGDIMKVMSSKMQVFAITHLPQIAAKGNQHYKVFKSDKEDTTVSELKLLGTEERVIEIAEMLSGKDISESAITHAKALLN from the coding sequence ATGCTTACATTATTATCAATTAAAAATTTTGCATTAATTGAACAGTTAGAAATGAATTTTTCTAACCAATTTTCTATAATTACTGGCGAAACAGGAGCTGGAAAATCAATATTATTGGGCGCGTTAGGTTTAGTTCTAGGAAATCGTGCCGATTTAACTTCGTTAAAAGATAAAGAGCAAAAATGTGTAATTGAAGCACATTTTGACTTGACTAAATATAATTTAAAAGATTTTTTTGATGCCAATGATTTGGATTATGAAGATTCAACAATCATTCGTAGAGAAATTTTACCTTCAGGAAAATCAAGAGCTTTTATTAATGATAGTCCAGTGAATTTAACTGAATTGCAAGATTTAGGTGAGTTTTTGATAGATATACATTCACAACATCAAACTCGTGAATTGACAGAAGAAGCTTATCAAATTGAGATTCTTGATGCAATAGCAAATCATCAAAATCTATTATCAGAGTATAAGCAACATCTTTCTGCTTTCAAATCAGTAAAGAATGAATTAAAGAAGTTGCAAACTGAAAAAGAATCACTTTCTAAAGAGGCTGATTATAACGCTTTTTTATTAGAAGAATTGCTTTCTGCTAATTTGAAAGAAGGAGAACAATCAGAATTAGAATCTACATATGAAAAACTTAATAATGTTGAGTTTATAAAGGAGAATCTTGATAAATCTTTAGCTTTGGCTAATGAAGAAGAAATTGGAATTATTCAAAGTTTAAAAGAGATTAAAAATTCACTTCAAAAAGTTTCTAATTTATCTGATGATTATAAAAACTTATCGGATCGCGTTTCAAGTGTTCTAATTGAATTTGATGATATTGCTAAAGAGATTTTGCTTCAAGGAGAAAAATTATTTAACGATCCTGAGAAACTGGAGTTGGTAAGTCAAAAACTTCAAATGATTTACAATCTTCAAAAAAAACACAATGTTGGATCGGTTGAAGAACTTCTAGTGATTCAAAATGATTTGGATTCAAAAGTGGTTTTGGCTGATGATTTAGACAATCAAATTAAAAAACTAATCCAAAAACAAGAAGAAATAAATTTGGTTTTAGAAGAAATGTCTTCTAAGATTTCTGAAAATAGAAAAGTTGCAGTTCCTGTTTTGGTTGACCAAATTATTGAGGTTTTATCACAATTAGGAATGCCTAACGCAAGATTCCAATTTGAAATTAAAACATCAGATAGTTTTTTACCAACAGGTAAAGATGAGATTCAATTACTATTTTCTGCAAACAAAGGAACTGACTTTGGATTGCTTAAAAAAGTAGCTTCGGGAGGGGAGATGTCGAGAATTATGTTGGCTGTAAAATCTATTTTAGCTAATTATTCTAAACTTCCAACAATCATTTTTGATGAAATTGACACTGGAGTTTCTGGTGAGATTGCTCAGAAAATGGGAGATATCATGAAAGTGATGAGTTCGAAAATGCAAGTTTTTGCTATTACACATCTTCCACAAATTGCAGCAAAAGGGAATCAGCATTATAAAGTATTTAAATCAGATAAAGAAGATACAACAGTGTCTGAGCTTAAGTTATTAGGAACTGAAGAACGTGTTATAGAAATTGCCGAAATGCTTTCAGGAAAAGATATTTCAGAATCAGCTATTACGCATGCAAAAGCTTTGCTTAACTAA
- a CDS encoding outer membrane protein assembly factor BamD, which yields MNKLIYVFLLSVILTSCSEYQRALKSEDVALKLKAAENKYEAGKYNKAIRLFEQISPAYRGKPEGEKVTYMFAQSYYKTEQFYLAGYQFESLASMYPKSDKVEEASFLGAKSFYELSPVYTLDQVDTDKAITKMQNFINKYPDSKHAADANAIIKELREKLEKKAFEIARQYNTISDYKAAIKALDNFIADYPGTPFKEKALYYKFDSSYQLAINSVPSKMEERLNAAKTAYSALIKFNSSTEYKEKADEMLARIDKDLQQFQNK from the coding sequence ATGAATAAACTAATATATGTATTCCTGCTGTCAGTGATTTTAACGTCTTGTAGTGAATATCAAAGAGCATTAAAATCTGAGGATGTTGCTTTAAAATTGAAAGCAGCTGAAAATAAGTACGAAGCAGGTAAATACAATAAAGCAATTCGTTTGTTTGAGCAAATATCTCCTGCATACAGAGGAAAACCAGAAGGTGAGAAAGTTACTTATATGTTTGCTCAGTCGTATTACAAAACAGAACAATTTTACTTAGCAGGATATCAATTTGAAAGTTTAGCTTCTATGTATCCTAAAAGTGATAAGGTTGAGGAGGCGTCTTTTTTAGGTGCAAAATCATTTTATGAATTATCGCCTGTTTATACTTTAGATCAAGTTGATACAGATAAAGCTATTACTAAAATGCAAAATTTTATTAATAAGTATCCAGATTCTAAACATGCCGCAGATGCTAATGCAATAATAAAAGAATTAAGAGAAAAACTTGAGAAAAAGGCTTTTGAGATAGCTAGACAATATAATACAATATCAGATTATAAAGCAGCAATAAAAGCTCTAGATAATTTTATTGCAGATTATCCAGGCACACCATTCAAAGAGAAAGCTTTGTATTACAAATTTGATTCTAGTTATCAACTTGCAATCAATAGTGTTCCTAGTAAAATGGAAGAAAGGTTAAATGCCGCAAAAACAGCATACAGTGCTTTGATAAAATTTAATTCAAGTACTGAATATAAAGAAAAAGCTGATGAAATGTTAGCTAGAATAGATAAGGATTTACAACAATTTCAAAATAAGTAA
- a CDS encoding DUF4835 family protein codes for MRNYFTLLLFFVFGLSQAQELNCTVSFNTDQVAATNQQVFKTLQKSLTEFLNNTKWTDKTFKGPEKINCSFFFNVLSYNNVDQFTAILQVQASRPIFNSTYNSPILNINDKDFSFTYTEFQNLNFNPNSYDSNLLSTLAFYANMIIAVDADSFSLEGGTKALENAMNIVSNAQQTQDKAWTSNGNQNRYYLVNDMISPTYSSFRKAIYEYHFGALDKMAENQKEGKEGIRKALKTLREVAKVRPNAYLTRVFFDAKANEILDIFTDGPKVDITEVVDNLNRLSPTNSSKWSQISY; via the coding sequence ATGCGTAACTATTTCACTTTATTGTTGTTTTTTGTTTTTGGCTTGTCACAAGCACAAGAGCTTAACTGTACAGTATCATTTAATACAGATCAGGTTGCGGCTACAAATCAGCAAGTGTTTAAAACCTTGCAAAAATCACTTACAGAGTTTTTAAATAACACTAAGTGGACAGATAAAACTTTTAAAGGACCAGAGAAAATTAATTGTTCTTTCTTTTTTAATGTTTTGAGTTATAATAATGTTGATCAGTTTACAGCAATCTTACAAGTACAGGCATCAAGACCAATCTTTAATTCTACATATAATTCTCCAATTTTGAATATTAACGATAAAGATTTTAGTTTTACTTATACAGAATTTCAAAACTTAAATTTTAATCCAAATTCATACGATTCAAATTTACTATCTACTTTGGCTTTTTATGCAAATATGATTATTGCTGTTGATGCGGATTCATTTTCGTTAGAAGGTGGGACTAAAGCTCTTGAGAACGCTATGAATATTGTAAGTAATGCGCAACAAACTCAAGATAAAGCTTGGACATCTAACGGAAATCAAAATAGATATTATTTAGTTAATGACATGATTTCGCCAACTTATTCGTCTTTTAGAAAAGCTATTTATGAATATCATTTTGGAGCCTTAGATAAAATGGCCGAAAATCAAAAAGAAGGAAAAGAAGGTATTAGAAAGGCTCTTAAGACATTAAGAGAAGTCGCTAAAGTTCGCCCTAACGCATATTTAACGCGAGTTTTCTTTGATGCAAAAGCAAATGAAATTCTTGATATTTTTACTGACGGACCTAAAGTTGACATCACAGAGGTTGTTGATAACTTAAACAGATTGTCTCCTACAAATTCTAGTAAGTGGAGTCAAATTAGTTACTAA
- the fabV gene encoding enoyl-ACP reductase FabV, translated as MIIEPRMRGFICLTAHPEGCAQSVKNQIEYVKSKGKINGPKRVLVVGASTGFGLASRITAAFGSDASTIGVFFEKEPAPGKTATPGWYNSAAFEQEAQKAGLYAKSINGDAFSDEIKQKTIDMIKSDLGQVDLIIYSLASPVRLHPKTGILHRSALKPIGQTFSDKTVDFHTGIVSQVSIEPAVQEDIDNTIVVMGGEDWTMWIDQMKEAGVLAEGITTVAYSYIGPEVTEAVYRKGTIGRAKDHLEATAFEISDVLKDLRGKAYVSVNKALVTQASSAIPVIPLYISLLYKTMKEKGLHEGCIEQMQRLFADRLFNGGEVQLDDKGRIRIDDWEMRADVQDAVKSLWSQANTDTLPQIGDLAGYKSDFLNLFGFGFEGVDYLADTDEMVNIPSIL; from the coding sequence ATGATTATAGAGCCTAGAATGAGAGGATTTATATGCCTAACTGCTCATCCTGAGGGATGTGCACAGAGTGTAAAGAATCAAATCGAGTACGTAAAATCAAAAGGAAAAATAAACGGACCAAAACGTGTTTTAGTTGTCGGGGCATCTACTGGTTTTGGTTTAGCATCTAGAATAACGGCGGCTTTTGGAAGTGATGCTTCTACAATTGGAGTTTTCTTCGAAAAAGAACCAGCACCAGGCAAAACAGCTACACCAGGATGGTATAATTCTGCAGCATTTGAACAAGAAGCTCAAAAAGCAGGTTTATATGCTAAAAGTATTAATGGAGATGCTTTCTCTGATGAAATAAAACAAAAAACTATAGATATGATTAAGTCTGATTTAGGTCAGGTAGATTTAATTATTTATAGCTTAGCTTCACCAGTAAGATTACACCCTAAAACGGGAATTTTACACCGTTCGGCTTTAAAACCAATTGGTCAAACTTTTTCAGATAAAACTGTAGATTTTCACACAGGTATAGTTTCTCAAGTTTCAATTGAACCAGCAGTTCAAGAAGATATCGATAACACAATAGTAGTTATGGGTGGTGAAGATTGGACTATGTGGATTGATCAAATGAAAGAAGCAGGAGTTTTAGCAGAAGGAATCACAACTGTGGCTTATTCTTACATTGGTCCTGAGGTTACTGAAGCGGTTTATCGTAAAGGAACAATTGGACGCGCAAAAGATCATTTAGAAGCAACAGCTTTTGAAATTTCTGATGTTTTGAAAGATTTAAGAGGAAAAGCGTATGTTTCAGTGAATAAAGCTTTAGTTACTCAAGCAAGTTCTGCGATTCCAGTAATTCCTTTATATATATCATTGTTATACAAAACGATGAAAGAAAAAGGACTTCATGAGGGATGTATCGAGCAAATGCAACGTTTATTTGCTGATAGATTGTTTAATGGGGGAGAAGTTCAGTTAGATGATAAAGGTAGAATTCGTATTGATGACTGGGAAATGCGTGCAGATGTTCAAGATGCTGTAAAATCTTTATGGTCACAAGCTAATACAGATACTTTACCACAAATTGGTGATTTGGCTGGATATAAGAGTGATTTCTTAAATTTATTTGGATTTGGATTTGAAGGAGTTGACTATTTAGCTGATACAGATGAAATGGTAAATATTCCGAGTATTTTGTAA
- a CDS encoding DNA-directed RNA polymerase subunit omega, translating into MDLKKTTAPVNTITYNKSLIEEPTGNVYEAITIMARRANQINSEIKKELIEKLEEFATYNDSLEEIFENKEQIEVSKFYEKLPKPHALAVQEWLENKIYYKSTK; encoded by the coding sequence ATGGATTTAAAGAAAACAACAGCTCCAGTAAACACAATCACTTATAACAAAAGTTTAATTGAAGAGCCAACTGGAAATGTTTATGAAGCTATCACAATCATGGCAAGAAGAGCTAATCAAATTAACTCAGAAATTAAAAAAGAGTTAATTGAAAAATTAGAAGAATTTGCTACTTACAACGATAGCCTTGAGGAAATTTTTGAAAACAAAGAACAAATCGAAGTTTCTAAATTTTACGAAAAATTACCTAAACCTCACGCTTTAGCTGTTCAAGAATGGTTAGAGAACAAAATTTACTATAAATCTACAAAATAA
- the coaBC gene encoding bifunctional phosphopantothenoylcysteine decarboxylase/phosphopantothenate--cysteine ligase CoaBC — protein MSVLSGKKIILGVSGGIAAYKSALLVRLFIKAGAQVQVIMTPASLDFVTPLTLSTLSKNPVYSSFFNEDEGNGLWHNHVDMALWADYMIIAPATANTMSKMVNGNCDNLLIATYLSAKCPVYFAPAMDLDMYKHPSTLASFEALKRFGNTIIPAETGELASGLSGEGRMAEPENIISFLEKDIENKLPLKDKKILVTAGPTYEAIDPVRFIGNHSSGKMGFDIANAAANLGAQVTLVSGPTHLKTKNSAINLIRITSAEEMYHACHEYFNEVDVAIAAAAVADYRPKNVADQKIKKNDASFSIELEKTKDILASLGQIKKNQFLIGFALETENEIEHAKQKIQKKNLDLIVLNSLNDAGAGFGKPTNKVTFISKDFIIEPQDLKSKEEVALDIVNKIVEHYA, from the coding sequence ATGTCGGTTTTAAGTGGTAAGAAAATAATACTAGGAGTTTCTGGTGGAATTGCTGCTTATAAATCAGCATTATTAGTTAGACTTTTTATAAAAGCAGGTGCTCAAGTCCAAGTGATTATGACACCTGCTTCTTTAGATTTTGTTACCCCGTTAACACTCTCTACATTATCAAAAAATCCTGTTTATTCTTCTTTCTTTAATGAAGATGAGGGCAACGGACTATGGCATAATCATGTCGATATGGCACTTTGGGCTGACTATATGATCATTGCTCCTGCTACAGCAAACACCATGTCTAAAATGGTAAATGGAAATTGTGATAATCTTCTTATTGCTACATATCTTTCTGCAAAATGCCCAGTATATTTTGCTCCGGCTATGGATTTAGATATGTATAAGCATCCATCAACTTTAGCTAGCTTTGAAGCGTTAAAACGTTTTGGAAATACAATAATTCCAGCTGAAACTGGTGAATTAGCTAGTGGTTTGTCAGGAGAAGGTCGAATGGCTGAGCCTGAAAACATCATTTCTTTTTTAGAAAAAGATATTGAAAATAAGTTACCCCTTAAAGACAAGAAAATACTTGTAACTGCAGGTCCAACATATGAAGCTATCGATCCGGTTCGTTTTATAGGAAATCATTCTTCAGGAAAAATGGGATTTGATATTGCAAATGCCGCTGCAAATTTAGGAGCTCAAGTTACTCTAGTCTCAGGGCCAACACATTTAAAAACTAAAAATTCTGCTATAAATTTAATCAGAATAACTTCTGCAGAAGAAATGTATCATGCTTGTCATGAATACTTTAATGAAGTAGATGTTGCTATTGCCGCAGCTGCAGTAGCTGATTATAGACCAAAAAATGTAGCGGATCAAAAAATAAAAAAGAATGATGCTTCGTTTTCTATTGAATTGGAAAAAACAAAAGATATTTTGGCATCTCTTGGACAAATTAAAAAAAATCAGTTTTTGATTGGTTTTGCATTGGAAACAGAAAATGAAATTGAACACGCAAAGCAAAAAATACAGAAAAAAAACTTAGATTTGATTGTGTTAAATTCTTTAAATGATGCTGGTGCGGGTTTTGGTAAACCTACTAATAAAGTTACCTTTATAAGTAAAGATTTTATCATTGAACCACAAGACCTGAAATCAAAAGAAGAAGTAGCTCTTGATATTGTAAATAAAATTGTAGAACATTATGCGTAA
- a CDS encoding DUF6913 domain-containing protein, which translates to MFIKYIKELSLKKILKSSLENVKPSLLNSSIKTVGLLIDESYFQQTEDLIKELVESGIVQSDIKILIFRNKIKKNEQLVHDTFSRKNMNWRGEFKQEFVAEFLKFPFDMLISYYDTEKKTLLLATHQSKALFKVGFSAVDKRLNHLMINTNVENHKVFVHELFRYLKILNKI; encoded by the coding sequence ATGTTTATAAAGTATATAAAAGAATTATCCTTAAAAAAAATATTAAAATCTAGTTTAGAGAATGTCAAACCAAGTTTACTTAATTCCTCAATAAAGACTGTTGGACTTTTGATTGATGAAAGTTATTTTCAGCAAACAGAGGACTTAATAAAGGAATTAGTAGAAAGTGGTATAGTGCAATCTGATATAAAAATTTTAATTTTTAGAAATAAAATTAAAAAAAACGAGCAGCTGGTTCATGATACTTTCAGTAGGAAAAATATGAATTGGAGAGGGGAATTTAAACAAGAATTTGTAGCCGAATTTTTAAAGTTTCCTTTCGATATGCTCATAAGTTACTATGATACTGAGAAAAAAACATTGCTTTTAGCTACGCATCAATCTAAAGCATTATTTAAAGTAGGATTTTCAGCAGTAGACAAAAGACTCAATCATTTGATGATTAATACGAATGTCGAAAACCATAAGGTTTTTGTACATGAGTTGTTCAGATATTTAAAAATTTTAAACAAAATTTAA